One window of Paenibacillus albicereus genomic DNA carries:
- a CDS encoding FAD-dependent oxidoreductase: protein MAIDLRNSELELAADVLVLGGGPAGTWAALTAAAKGAKVVLADKGYCGTSGATAPSGTGVWYVQPERELREQAKSSRYELGGRLAEHRWMDRVLDRTYASMDRLGEAGYPYPRDERGEPLRRSLQGPEYMRLMRRLVRKAGVTILDHSPAMELLADEHGVGGARGTRLQAGGSWTVRAGAVVVATGGCAFLSKALGCNVLTGDGYLLAVEAGAQLSGMEFSNAYAISPTFSSVTKTAYYSYASFYDEDGAELEGAGSKKGRSVIARSLLQGRQVFARLDRAPEELRPLLRVGQTNFFLPFDRRGIDPFREKFPVTLRLEGTVRGTGGIRIADESCGTAVPGLYAAGDAATRELICGGFTGGGSHNAAWAMSSGSFAGEGAARFALRLGAAAAKRALRGRSSTPLASDGGPDEAASARRTEERIRAVQAEVAPYDRNLFRTERGLTESLGRLDGLWREQREAASGFAESGVRAREAAAMTATARWMYASALARPETRGMHKREDHPGTDPAQRHRIVASGLDDIRIAREQVADAPGAEGGERRPVPAASGAAGAAAPGAAGDGFGRSAAPQKEAPLP, encoded by the coding sequence ATGGCGATCGATCTCAGGAACAGCGAGCTGGAGCTGGCGGCGGACGTGCTGGTGCTCGGAGGGGGACCGGCCGGGACGTGGGCCGCTCTGACGGCGGCGGCGAAGGGCGCCAAGGTGGTGCTCGCCGACAAGGGCTACTGCGGCACGAGCGGAGCGACCGCTCCATCCGGCACGGGCGTCTGGTACGTGCAGCCGGAGCGGGAGCTGCGCGAGCAGGCCAAGTCGAGCCGCTACGAGCTGGGCGGGCGGCTGGCGGAGCATCGGTGGATGGACCGGGTGCTTGACCGCACGTATGCGAGCATGGACCGGCTCGGGGAGGCCGGCTATCCGTATCCGCGCGACGAGCGGGGAGAGCCGCTGCGGCGCAGCCTGCAAGGACCGGAGTACATGCGCCTCATGCGCAGGCTCGTGCGCAAGGCCGGAGTGACGATTCTCGATCATAGTCCGGCGATGGAGCTGCTGGCGGACGAGCACGGCGTCGGCGGGGCGAGGGGGACGCGGCTGCAGGCCGGCGGCAGCTGGACCGTGCGGGCCGGAGCGGTCGTCGTCGCGACCGGCGGCTGCGCCTTCCTGAGCAAGGCGCTCGGCTGCAACGTGCTCACCGGCGACGGCTACCTGCTCGCCGTCGAAGCCGGCGCGCAGCTGTCCGGCATGGAGTTCTCCAACGCTTATGCGATCAGCCCGACCTTTTCCTCCGTAACGAAAACCGCCTACTACAGCTACGCGAGCTTCTATGACGAAGACGGCGCGGAGCTCGAGGGCGCGGGCTCGAAAAAGGGCCGCTCGGTCATCGCCCGCAGCCTGCTCCAAGGCCGGCAGGTATTCGCGAGGCTCGACCGCGCGCCGGAGGAGCTGCGGCCGCTGCTGCGGGTCGGCCAGACGAACTTCTTCCTGCCGTTCGACCGCCGCGGCATCGATCCGTTCCGGGAAAAGTTCCCGGTCACGCTGCGGCTTGAAGGCACGGTGCGCGGCACGGGCGGCATCCGCATCGCCGACGAGAGCTGCGGCACGGCGGTGCCGGGCCTGTACGCGGCCGGGGACGCGGCGACGCGCGAGCTGATCTGCGGCGGCTTCACCGGCGGCGGCAGCCACAACGCGGCCTGGGCGATGAGCTCCGGCTCCTTCGCCGGCGAGGGAGCGGCGCGCTTCGCGCTGCGGCTTGGAGCGGCCGCAGCGAAGCGCGCGCTTCGCGGCCGGTCCAGCACTCCGCTCGCCTCGGACGGGGGGCCGGACGAGGCGGCGTCGGCCCGCCGCACGGAGGAGCGCATCCGCGCCGTGCAGGCGGAGGTCGCGCCGTATGACCGCAACCTGTTCCGCACGGAGCGCGGCTTGACGGAATCGCTCGGGCGGCTGGACGGACTTTGGCGCGAGCAGAGGGAGGCGGCCTCCGGCTTCGCGGAGAGCGGCGTCCGCGCCCGGGAAGCGGCGGCGATGACGGCGACGGCGCGCTGGATGTACGCCTCCGCGCTCGCGCGTCCCGAGACGCGCGGCATGCACAAGCGCGAGGATCATCCGGGCACCGATCCGGCCCAGCGTCATCGGATCGTCGCGAGCGGGCTGGACGACATCCGCATCGCGCGCGAGCAAGTGGCGGACGCGCCGGGAGCCGAGGGCGGAGAGAGGCGTCCCGTCCCGGCTGCGTCCGGGGCTGCCGGCGCCGCCGCTCCGGGAGCGGCGGGCGACGGCTTCGGCCGCAGCGCCGCGCCGCAGAAGGAGGCGCCGCTGCCATGA
- a CDS encoding 4Fe-4S dicluster domain-containing protein — protein MIEIVSQTRCVGCSRCIHVCPTNVFAPTDSGVPAIARQSDCQTCFMCELYCPVDALYVAPDAEEIVGVTEQELEARGALGGYREQVGWGRGRKPVSSHELLVQLAARTPF, from the coding sequence ATGATCGAGATCGTCAGCCAGACGCGCTGCGTAGGCTGCAGCCGCTGCATCCACGTATGCCCGACCAATGTGTTCGCGCCGACGGACAGCGGCGTGCCGGCCATCGCCCGGCAGTCCGACTGCCAGACCTGCTTCATGTGCGAGCTCTATTGCCCGGTGGACGCGCTGTACGTCGCGCCGGACGCGGAAGAGATCGTCGGCGTGACGGAGCAGGAGCTGGAGGCGCGGGGAGCGCTTGGCGGCTATCGCGAGCAGGTCGGCTGGGGACGGGGGCGCAAGCCGGTGTCGAGCCATGAGCTGCTGGTCCAGCTGGCCGCCCGAACCCCCTTTTAG
- a CDS encoding PadR family transcriptional regulator translates to MLDNLTEMLKGVLEGCVLEIIRREETYGYEITRRLNALGFQDVVEGTVYTILIRLEKNKLVEVVRKPSDIGPPRKFFSINDAGREELRRFWEKWSFVSSKLNELKEESP, encoded by the coding sequence ATGCTGGATAACTTGACGGAAATGCTCAAAGGCGTGCTCGAGGGCTGTGTCCTGGAAATCATTCGCCGCGAAGAGACGTACGGCTATGAAATTACGCGGCGGCTGAACGCGCTCGGCTTCCAGGACGTCGTGGAGGGGACCGTGTATACGATTTTGATTCGGCTTGAAAAAAACAAGCTGGTGGAGGTGGTCCGCAAGCCTTCCGACATCGGTCCGCCGCGGAAGTTCTTTTCGATCAACGATGCCGGGCGCGAGGAGCTGCGCAGGTTCTGGGAGAAATGGAGCTTCGTCTCATCCAAATTGAACGAACTGAAGGAGGAGAGTCCATGA
- a CDS encoding DUF1048 domain-containing protein yields MKFWEKITGSDMSREFKAFEVRAGRLPADYQAKWNEINGHLWSYSDFSGRNLMPILDGVLGLLEEAAADGQSVQEVLGDDVEGFCSALAGEEGAKSTRDKWREQLNRSIARKLGK; encoded by the coding sequence ATGAAGTTTTGGGAGAAGATCACCGGCAGCGACATGAGCCGGGAATTCAAGGCGTTTGAGGTCCGGGCCGGAAGGCTGCCGGCGGACTACCAGGCGAAATGGAACGAAATCAACGGCCACCTCTGGTCGTACTCGGATTTTTCGGGCCGCAACCTGATGCCGATCCTGGACGGCGTGCTCGGCCTGCTGGAAGAGGCGGCGGCGGACGGGCAGAGCGTGCAGGAGGTGCTGGGCGACGACGTGGAGGGATTCTGCTCCGCGCTGGCCGGCGAGGAGGGAGCGAAGTCCACTCGCGATAAATGGCGCGAGCAGCTCAACCGGTCGATCGCCCGAAAATTAGGAAAGTAG
- a CDS encoding DUF1048 domain-containing protein — MNIRDIIEGKKQWRAHAARVKALPPDYRIVYKEMQAYYFKVGPVGLAEENGLLSGIVDLFEQGAASGKGVLEVTGSDVAAFCDGLIQDAKTYADLYQESVAQKKNANGKKGTDKIR, encoded by the coding sequence ATGAACATCCGCGATATCATCGAGGGCAAAAAACAGTGGCGGGCACATGCCGCGCGCGTCAAAGCGCTCCCGCCGGACTATCGGATCGTCTACAAGGAAATGCAAGCCTACTACTTCAAGGTAGGTCCGGTCGGGCTCGCCGAGGAGAACGGCCTGCTGTCCGGAATCGTCGACCTTTTCGAACAAGGCGCGGCATCGGGAAAAGGCGTGCTGGAGGTGACGGGCAGCGACGTCGCGGCTTTTTGCGACGGTCTGATCCAGGATGCCAAGACGTATGCGGACCTCTACCAGGAGTCCGTCGCGCAAAAAAAGAACGCGAACGGCAAGAAGGGTACGGATAAGATCCGATGA
- a CDS encoding ABC transporter ATP-binding protein, producing the protein MQPAIELRGLRKSFQGTEVLRGVDLEVKRGEIFALLGSNGAGKTTIVRILSTLLGQDGGFAAVCGFDVAAEPKRVRQAISLTGQFAAVDELLSGRENLILIAKLRHLEHPRQVADDLLRRFGLTEAGGRKPSTYSGGMRRRLDIALSLVGHPQVLFLDEPTTGLDPEARLEVWSIVKELADGGTTVFLTTQVLEEAEQLADRIAILHQGRIIANGTLADLRGLFPEAKVEYVTKEPTLEEIFLAIIGKKEVV; encoded by the coding sequence ATGCAACCTGCCATTGAGTTGAGAGGGCTCCGAAAATCGTTCCAAGGAACGGAAGTGCTCCGAGGCGTCGACCTGGAGGTGAAGCGGGGCGAGATTTTCGCCTTGCTCGGCTCCAACGGCGCGGGCAAGACGACGATCGTCCGCATTTTGTCCACGCTGCTCGGGCAGGACGGCGGCTTCGCTGCCGTCTGCGGCTTCGACGTGGCGGCCGAGCCGAAGCGGGTGCGGCAGGCGATCAGCCTGACCGGGCAATTCGCCGCTGTCGACGAGCTGTTGAGCGGAAGGGAAAATTTGATCCTGATCGCGAAGCTGAGGCATCTGGAGCATCCTCGCCAGGTTGCGGACGACTTGCTGCGGCGGTTCGGATTGACGGAAGCGGGCGGACGCAAGCCTTCCACCTATTCCGGCGGCATGAGGCGCAGGCTGGACATCGCCCTGAGCCTCGTCGGCCATCCGCAGGTTCTTTTCCTCGACGAGCCGACGACCGGACTCGATCCGGAAGCGCGCCTCGAGGTATGGAGCATCGTCAAAGAGCTGGCCGACGGCGGCACGACGGTCTTTCTGACGACGCAGGTTCTGGAGGAAGCCGAGCAGCTCGCCGACCGGATCGCGATCCTGCACCAGGGCCGGATCATCGCGAACGGAACGCTCGCCGACCTGAGGGGGCTGTTCCCCGAGGCCAAGGTCGAGTATGTGACCAAAGAGCCGACGCTGGAAGAAATTTTCCTTGCCATCATCGGCAAAAAGGAGGTCGTCTGA
- a CDS encoding ABC transporter permease: MNASKGYFFRDMSTMLGRSLRHIFRSPDTILTVCITPIAMMLLFVYVFGGAIRTGTDNYVNYLLPGIWLMAIASGVAYVAYRLFMDKQRGIMQRFHSMPIARSTVLWAHVLTSVVSNLISILVIVLVALLMGFRSSAGIMPWLAVAGILVLFTLALTWIAAIAGLAGKTMEGASAFSYPLIFLPFISSAFVPTESMPKVVRAFAENQPVTSIVDSIRALLSNQPAGREIWIALAWCLGIMLVAYLFAMRAYKRNIVQT, from the coding sequence ATGAATGCGTCCAAAGGGTATTTTTTCCGCGACATGAGCACGATGCTCGGGCGGTCGTTGCGCCATATTTTCCGAAGCCCGGATACGATCCTGACGGTCTGCATCACGCCGATCGCCATGATGCTGCTGTTCGTCTACGTCTTCGGCGGGGCGATCCGGACCGGCACGGACAACTACGTCAACTACCTGCTGCCCGGCATATGGCTCATGGCGATCGCCAGCGGCGTGGCTTACGTCGCGTACCGCCTGTTCATGGATAAGCAGCGCGGAATCATGCAGCGATTCCATTCCATGCCGATCGCGCGCTCGACGGTGCTGTGGGCGCATGTGCTGACTTCGGTCGTCTCCAACCTCATTTCGATCCTCGTCATCGTGCTTGTCGCGCTCTTGATGGGCTTCCGCTCCTCGGCGGGGATCATGCCCTGGCTGGCCGTCGCCGGCATCCTCGTGCTGTTTACGCTGGCGTTGACCTGGATCGCGGCCATTGCCGGACTGGCGGGAAAAACGATGGAAGGTGCGAGCGCCTTTTCCTACCCGCTGATCTTCCTGCCGTTCATCAGCTCCGCCTTCGTGCCGACCGAATCCATGCCCAAAGTCGTTCGGGCGTTCGCCGAAAACCAGCCCGTCACCTCGATCGTCGATTCCATTCGCGCCTTGTTGTCCAACCAGCCGGCAGGTCGAGAAATCTGGATCGCTCTGGCCTGGTGCCTCGGCATCATGCTCGTCGCCTATCTGTTCGCGATGCGCGCATACAAACGGAATATCGTGCAGACGTAG
- a CDS encoding SulP family inorganic anion transporter produces MTRKSRWKQEWLPNPGTNLLSGITVALALIPETLAFSIIAGVSPMVGLITSCLIAIIISFAGGRPAMISAATGALALLMVGLVRDHGVEYLFAATILTGVIQLVIGWLKLGSLIRFVPHSVMNGFVNALAIMIFMAQLVHFQGQGWTMYALVGLALAIVFGLPKLTRAFPSALAAILVVSAVVLIFKVDALTVGDIADFSATLPMLHLPDFVPNLDNLLIILPYSASMALVGLLESLLTSNILDEITDTPSDKNREARGQGIANFAAGFFGGMAGCAMIGQSVINVRSGGRTRLSTLTAGVVLLLLVLFFSPVVKQIPMAALVGVMFMVAIGSFNWKSLGEMRRAPIGDTLVMLATVGVVLYTHNLGLGVIVGVLLSTVIFARRISRIRVTAQPQPDGSLRYAVRGQLFFATATDFGDAFDPAGDPGRVTIDFSDSHVWDHSGVNAIARIRGKYLEAGKSCAVVGLNEESGRLIEKMGLDSYGTL; encoded by the coding sequence TTGACTCGCAAATCCCGCTGGAAGCAGGAATGGCTCCCCAATCCGGGAACCAATCTCCTGTCCGGCATCACCGTCGCGCTGGCGCTCATTCCGGAGACGCTGGCTTTCTCGATCATCGCAGGCGTCAGCCCGATGGTCGGGCTCATCACGTCATGCCTGATCGCTATCATCATCTCCTTCGCCGGCGGCCGTCCGGCGATGATCTCCGCAGCCACGGGCGCGCTCGCGCTGCTCATGGTCGGGCTCGTCCGCGACCACGGCGTCGAGTACTTGTTCGCCGCGACGATCCTGACCGGCGTCATCCAGCTCGTCATCGGCTGGCTGAAGCTCGGCAGCCTGATCCGCTTCGTGCCGCATTCGGTCATGAACGGCTTCGTGAACGCGCTGGCGATCATGATCTTCATGGCCCAGCTCGTGCACTTCCAGGGCCAGGGCTGGACGATGTACGCGCTCGTCGGCCTCGCGCTCGCCATCGTGTTCGGACTGCCCAAGCTGACCCGCGCGTTCCCGTCGGCGCTCGCGGCGATCCTCGTCGTGTCCGCCGTCGTCCTGATCTTCAAGGTCGACGCGCTGACCGTCGGCGACATCGCCGACTTCAGCGCCACGCTGCCGATGCTGCATCTGCCGGACTTCGTGCCGAACCTGGACAACCTGCTCATCATTCTGCCTTACTCGGCCTCGATGGCGCTCGTCGGACTGCTGGAGTCGCTGCTGACGTCCAATATCCTCGACGAGATCACCGACACGCCGAGCGACAAGAACCGCGAGGCCCGGGGCCAGGGCATCGCCAACTTCGCCGCCGGCTTCTTCGGCGGCATGGCGGGCTGCGCGATGATCGGCCAGTCCGTCATCAACGTCCGCTCCGGCGGACGGACGCGGCTGTCGACGCTGACGGCGGGCGTCGTCCTGCTGCTGCTGGTCCTGTTCTTCAGTCCGGTCGTCAAGCAGATCCCGATGGCGGCGCTCGTCGGCGTCATGTTCATGGTCGCGATCGGCTCGTTCAACTGGAAGTCGCTCGGCGAGATGAGGCGAGCCCCGATCGGCGACACGCTCGTCATGCTGGCGACCGTCGGCGTCGTCCTGTACACGCACAACCTCGGCCTTGGCGTCATCGTCGGCGTGCTGCTGAGCACGGTCATCTTCGCCCGGCGCATCTCGCGCATCCGCGTGACGGCGCAGCCCCAGCCGGACGGCAGCCTGCGCTACGCGGTCCGCGGCCAGCTGTTCTTCGCGACCGCGACCGATTTCGGCGACGCCTTCGACCCGGCCGGCGATCCCGGGCGCGTGACGATCGACTTCTCCGACTCCCATGTGTGGGACCACTCCGGCGTCAACGCGATCGCCCGCATCCGCGGCAAGTACCTCGAGGCCGGCAAGAGCTGCGCTGTCGTCGGACTCAACGAGGAGAGCGGCCGGCTGATCGAAAAGATGGGGCTCGACTCGTACGGCACGCTGTGA
- a CDS encoding copper amine oxidase N-terminal domain-containing protein: MNMKMTKALAPVLTLALAVPAGLAAAAPAQAASAPTAVTPAADLRASLDHLLAEHFALAVVAMTKAYDGSKDAAAALKALDQNALDMLPAIEMLYGKAGADEFGRIFRAHNAATDELAKAKKMNNADAVKAAEAKVQGFVDEFSTFLSKATANNLPKAAAMDALKLHEAQVQTVFDEYVQGDYADAYKAYREGYKTMFAVSKALSGAIVKQMPDKFGGSAVDTKASDLRSTLNMLVSEHVALSVLQMQKQFDGAKDSAALVGAEAMNTADWKAAISSLYGNAGGDAFEKLWTGDHINAQSDYVNAVKAGDMNAKQAVQARISTFTKDFGAFLGTATEGKLPGAAATEALMKHEGQIQMAFDSYAAGNYDAAYAADREGFKFVFGVGQALGDAIVKQKPSMFAEATPAPMPTPTPTPAPVEPSMTTVWMKLNGKQLRINGSTTEMDTMPVMWNGMTYIPLRFLSEGIGATVSFDGKAKAVWIGAGSDKLGFWVNKKTYSVNGKSMTAPAVPVIDKNGRTLVPLRFIAELLDWNVAFAAKDGSITLTQMK, from the coding sequence ATGAACATGAAGATGACCAAAGCTCTCGCCCCTGTCCTGACGCTTGCCCTCGCCGTCCCTGCCGGACTGGCAGCGGCCGCTCCCGCCCAAGCCGCTTCCGCGCCGACAGCGGTGACGCCGGCCGCCGACCTGCGCGCCAGCCTCGACCACCTGCTCGCGGAGCACTTCGCGCTCGCCGTCGTGGCGATGACCAAGGCGTATGACGGCTCCAAGGACGCCGCAGCCGCCCTCAAGGCGCTCGACCAGAACGCGCTCGACATGCTGCCGGCGATCGAGATGCTGTACGGCAAGGCCGGAGCGGATGAGTTCGGCCGCATCTTCCGCGCCCACAACGCCGCTACCGACGAGCTGGCCAAGGCCAAGAAGATGAACAACGCCGATGCGGTGAAGGCCGCTGAAGCGAAAGTACAGGGCTTCGTCGACGAATTCTCCACCTTCCTTTCCAAAGCGACCGCGAACAACCTGCCGAAGGCAGCCGCCATGGACGCGCTGAAGCTCCATGAGGCGCAGGTGCAGACCGTATTCGACGAGTACGTGCAAGGCGACTACGCCGACGCGTACAAGGCGTACCGCGAAGGCTACAAGACGATGTTCGCGGTCAGCAAGGCGCTCTCCGGCGCGATCGTCAAGCAGATGCCGGATAAGTTCGGCGGCTCCGCTGTCGATACGAAGGCGTCTGACCTGCGTTCGACGCTGAACATGCTCGTGTCCGAGCATGTGGCGCTCTCCGTGCTTCAGATGCAGAAGCAGTTCGACGGAGCCAAGGACAGCGCTGCGCTTGTCGGCGCCGAAGCGATGAATACGGCCGACTGGAAGGCGGCGATCTCCTCCCTGTACGGCAACGCCGGCGGAGATGCGTTCGAGAAGCTGTGGACCGGCGACCACATCAACGCCCAGTCCGACTACGTGAACGCCGTGAAGGCCGGCGACATGAACGCCAAGCAGGCCGTTCAGGCCCGCATCAGCACCTTCACGAAGGATTTCGGCGCATTCCTCGGCACGGCGACCGAAGGCAAGCTGCCGGGAGCAGCCGCCACGGAAGCGCTCATGAAGCACGAAGGCCAGATCCAGATGGCGTTCGACAGCTATGCGGCCGGCAACTATGACGCGGCCTATGCGGCCGACCGCGAAGGCTTCAAGTTCGTGTTCGGCGTCGGCCAAGCGCTCGGCGACGCCATCGTCAAGCAGAAGCCGTCGATGTTCGCGGAAGCGACGCCGGCTCCGATGCCGACACCGACGCCGACGCCAGCTCCGGTCGAGCCTTCCATGACGACCGTCTGGATGAAGCTGAACGGCAAGCAGCTCCGGATCAACGGCAGCACGACCGAGATGGATACGATGCCGGTGATGTGGAACGGCATGACGTACATCCCGCTTCGCTTCCTGAGCGAGGGCATCGGCGCCACCGTCAGCTTCGACGGCAAGGCCAAGGCGGTCTGGATCGGCGCCGGCTCCGACAAGCTCGGCTTCTGGGTGAACAAGAAGACGTATTCGGTCAACGGCAAAAGCATGACGGCTCCAGCCGTGCCGGTCATCGACAAGAACGGCCGCACGCTCGTGCCGCTGCGCTTCATCGCCGAGCTGCTGGACTGGAACGTCGCTTTCGCCGCCAAGGACGGCTCCATCACGCTGACGCAGATGAAGTAA
- the pdaA gene encoding delta-lactam-biosynthetic de-N-acetylase, with amino-acid sequence MAIRRWQAAGAAALIAGTLASAGLPHGRAAAEPALPRADAAPAAGWSKAYHFGFKKSKNGELPSIAEEGFQPLLEKHGAIFLGDTSRKELYLTFDNGYEKDGLTGDILDVLQEKQVPAIFFITGHYVKSEPELVKRMAAEGHLIGNHSWSHPDMSTLPPQKIKQELADVKQAVAEVTGVQKMDYLRAPRGIFSETMLAASGAEGYRNVFWSVAYKDWDTSAQRGAEHAYRSVMAQLHPGAVLLLHAVSSDNARALGRIIDGARAQGYEFKSLDAMDKRTYR; translated from the coding sequence ATGGCGATACGAAGGTGGCAAGCCGCCGGAGCGGCGGCGCTGATCGCGGGAACGCTCGCAAGCGCGGGACTGCCGCACGGCCGGGCCGCGGCGGAGCCGGCTTTGCCAAGGGCGGATGCGGCTCCGGCTGCCGGCTGGAGCAAGGCGTACCATTTCGGCTTCAAAAAAAGCAAAAACGGCGAGCTTCCGTCCATCGCGGAGGAAGGCTTCCAGCCGCTGCTGGAGAAGCACGGCGCCATATTCCTTGGCGATACGTCCCGCAAGGAGCTGTACCTGACGTTCGACAACGGCTACGAGAAGGACGGCCTGACCGGGGACATCCTCGACGTGCTCCAGGAAAAGCAGGTGCCGGCGATCTTCTTCATCACCGGGCACTACGTCAAGTCGGAGCCGGAGCTCGTCAAGCGGATGGCGGCGGAAGGCCATCTGATCGGCAACCATTCCTGGAGCCATCCGGACATGAGCACGCTGCCGCCTCAGAAGATCAAGCAGGAGCTGGCCGACGTGAAACAAGCGGTCGCCGAGGTGACCGGCGTCCAGAAGATGGACTACCTGCGCGCGCCGCGCGGCATCTTCTCGGAGACGATGCTCGCGGCGAGCGGAGCCGAGGGCTACCGCAACGTCTTCTGGTCGGTCGCCTACAAGGACTGGGACACGTCCGCCCAGCGCGGAGCGGAGCATGCCTACCGCAGCGTCATGGCGCAGCTCCATCCGGGCGCGGTGCTGCTGCTGCATGCGGTGTCGAGCGACAACGCGCGCGCATTGGGCCGGATCATCGACGGCGCGCGCGCCCAGGGCTACGAGTTCAAGAGCCTGGACGCGATGGACAAGCGGACCTACCGCTAA
- a CDS encoding SRPBCC family protein, producing the protein MSRSEPFDPSSKASGRPLPEIRQVQVLRAPIEKVWEAAATSQGIEAWFMPNTFVAEEGAEFILHAGPFGDSRCRVTELSPPHRLRFDWGEQWSVAFELKELEPGVTEFTLVHGGWSKEGVTEFGQAHREVRERMNGGWAGIVKKLAAVLEA; encoded by the coding sequence ATGTCCCGATCCGAACCGTTCGATCCGTCAAGCAAGGCGTCCGGCCGTCCGCTGCCGGAGATTCGACAAGTGCAGGTGCTGCGCGCGCCGATCGAAAAAGTATGGGAAGCCGCAGCCACCTCGCAAGGCATCGAGGCCTGGTTCATGCCGAATACGTTCGTCGCCGAGGAAGGCGCGGAGTTCATCCTGCATGCCGGGCCGTTCGGCGACTCGCGCTGCCGCGTCACCGAGCTGTCCCCGCCTCATCGCCTCCGCTTCGACTGGGGCGAGCAGTGGAGCGTCGCGTTCGAGCTCAAGGAGCTGGAGCCCGGCGTCACCGAATTCACCCTCGTCCACGGCGGCTGGTCGAAGGAGGGCGTGACCGAGTTCGGCCAAGCCCACCGCGAGGTGCGCGAGCGGATGAACGGAGGCTGGGCGGGCATCGTGAAGAAGCTCGCCGCCGTGCTGGAGGCCTGA
- a CDS encoding ArsR/SmtB family transcription factor produces the protein MEAREPKADVYQAIVDPNRRRMLQLLQDAGELPLKEVTPHFGMTRAAVSKHLRVLADAGLVHERKSGRETRYRLDADPLRELKRWLAYFDRYWENKLQALRLHVEALEAEDGAGKGKDSEGND, from the coding sequence ATGGAAGCGCGGGAGCCCAAGGCGGACGTGTACCAGGCGATCGTCGATCCGAACCGCCGCCGCATGCTCCAGCTGCTGCAGGATGCCGGAGAGCTTCCGCTCAAGGAGGTGACCCCGCATTTCGGCATGACGCGAGCCGCCGTCTCCAAGCATCTGCGCGTCCTTGCCGACGCCGGGCTCGTCCATGAGCGCAAGTCCGGCCGCGAGACCCGCTACCGCCTGGACGCCGATCCGCTGCGCGAGCTGAAGCGCTGGCTGGCTTACTTCGACCGCTACTGGGAAAACAAGCTGCAGGCGCTGCGCCTTCATGTGGAGGCTCTTGAAGCGGAGGACGGCGCCGGGAAAGGAAAGGACAGCGAAGGGAACGACTGA
- a CDS encoding alpha/beta fold hydrolase: protein MDYETFELGDYSLQSGETLPDAFLAYKTYGTLSEQKDNAILYPTAFGDRHTDNEWLIGTGMALDPQKYYIIVPNLLGNGLSSSPSNTPAPFDKSRFPRATVYDNVQAQHRLVTEALGIRKIALVVGWSMGGIQAFQWGASYPDLVERIAPFAGAAKTWPQTRVVLEGLQAALLSAIRFDPSRLDELTSSDMRAVGRVYAGWGLSEAFYRDRLYTGLGFGSLEAFMAGVWESSFMKMDPHDFLAMAWTGQHADISGDPAYGGDFEKALRSIRALACIMPGSTDRFCTADDSRYEASLIHQADFQPIPSIWGHFAGRGIHPPDNSHIDGNLKRLLARDPAGNPPSDDAASSSATRS from the coding sequence ATGGATTACGAAACATTTGAGCTTGGGGACTACAGCTTGCAATCGGGAGAGACGCTTCCAGACGCGTTTCTCGCCTATAAGACCTATGGAACGCTGTCGGAACAGAAGGACAACGCCATCCTCTATCCGACTGCTTTCGGCGATCGGCATACGGACAACGAATGGCTGATCGGAACCGGCATGGCGCTGGACCCCCAGAAGTACTACATCATCGTGCCGAATCTGCTGGGCAACGGGCTGTCCTCTTCTCCGAGCAATACGCCGGCTCCGTTCGACAAGTCCCGCTTCCCGCGTGCAACCGTCTATGACAACGTGCAGGCGCAGCATCGGCTCGTGACAGAAGCGCTCGGCATCCGCAAGATCGCCCTCGTCGTCGGATGGTCGATGGGAGGCATCCAGGCTTTCCAGTGGGGGGCAAGCTATCCGGATCTCGTGGAGCGTATCGCCCCGTTTGCCGGAGCCGCCAAGACGTGGCCTCAGACCCGCGTCGTGCTGGAAGGCCTCCAAGCCGCGCTGCTGTCCGCCATCCGCTTCGATCCGAGCCGTCTGGACGAGCTGACCTCGTCGGATATGCGCGCCGTCGGCCGTGTCTATGCGGGATGGGGCTTGTCCGAAGCCTTCTACCGGGACCGTCTGTACACCGGGCTGGGCTTCGGCTCGCTGGAGGCGTTCATGGCCGGCGTTTGGGAAAGCAGCTTCATGAAGATGGATCCGCATGATTTTCTCGCTATGGCCTGGACCGGACAGCATGCCGACATCAGCGGCGATCCGGCCTACGGCGGAGATTTCGAAAAGGCGCTCCGAAGCATCCGGGCTCTGGCCTGCATCATGCCGGGGAGCACGGATCGGTTCTGCACGGCGGACGACAGCCGTTACGAAGCCAGCCTCATCCATCAGGCCGACTTCCAGCCGATCCCGTCGATCTGGGGCCACTTCGCCGGACGCGGCATCCATCCCCCTGACAACAGCCATATCGACGGCAACCTGAAGCGGCTGCTGGCGCGTGATCCGGCCGGGAATCCGCCGTCCGACGACGCAGCCAGCAGCAGCGCAACTCGCTCCTGA